One window of Channa argus isolate prfri chromosome 4, Channa argus male v1.0, whole genome shotgun sequence genomic DNA carries:
- the foxb1a gene encoding forkhead box protein B1a — protein sequence MPRPGRNTYSDQKPPYSYISLTAMAIQSCPEKMLPLSEIYKFIMDRFPYYRENTQRWQNSLRHNLSFNDCFIKIPRRPDQPGKGSFWALHPNCGDMFENGSFLRRRKRFKVLAASDHLAPSKQSDAAHYLQQQAKLRLSALAATGTHLPQMSTYNLGVSQTSTFKHPFAIENIIAREYKVPGSLAFSTMQSMSAGYPLHNQLTTAWPHMYNTSVIDTAAPISMASSDYSAYGVPIKSLCHGGQSLPAIPVPIKPTPTSMPGFSALPPHIPAFLSNSPQSLSPTSPQTATSQSSPATPSETLTSPSTLQSVAVH from the coding sequence ATGCCTCGTCCGGGGAGAAACACGTACAGCGACCAGAAGCCACCTTACTCTTACATCTCCCTCACTGCCATGGCGATCCAGAGCTGCCCGGAAAAGATGCTGCCGCTCAGTGAAATTTACAAGTTCATCATGGATAGATTCCCTTATTATAGAGAAAACACTCAGCGGTGGCAGAACTCCCTGCGACACAACCTGTCATTCAACGACTGCTTTATCAAAATCCCCCGGCGTCCAGATCAACCAGGTAAGGGCAGTTTCTGGGCGCTACACCCCAACTGCGGGGATATGTTTGAGAATGGAAGTTTCTTGAGGCGCCGCAAAAGGTTCAAAGTTTTGGCTGCGTCTGATCATTTGGCCCCCAGTAAGCAGTCGGATGCTGCCCATTACCTCCAGCAACAAGCCAAACTGAGACTGAGCGCCCTGGCAGCTACGGGCACACACTTGCCGCAAATGTCTACGTATAACCTCGGCGTGTCTCAGACATCGACTTTCAAACATCCGTTTGCCATCGAGAACATCATCGCCAGAGAGTACAAGGTCCCCGGAAGTCTGGCGTTCTCCACCATGCAGTCCATGTCCGCCGGCTACCCGCTGCACAACCAGCTGACGACAGCCTGGCCCCACATGTACAACACCAGCGTGATTGACACAGCGGCCCCAATCTCCATGGCAAGCAGCGACTACAGTGCCTATGGCGTGCCCATAAAGTCCCTGTGTCACGGGGGACAGTCGTTACCGGCTATCCCCGTGCCAATCAAGCCCACCCCGACCTCCATGCCCGGTTTCTCGGCGCTACCTCCACACATCCCCGCGTTTCTATCAAACTCTCCACAGTCTCTGAGCCCCACGTCCCCACAGACAGCGACGAGCCAAAGCAGCCCTGCAACCCCGAGTGAGACTCTGACGAGCCCCTCCACACTGCAGTCTGTGGCTGTGCACTGA